The following proteins come from a genomic window of Halorussus halophilus:
- a CDS encoding DUF6653 family protein, translating to MSSRLKRRFADSEFFWGRHANPASGWSRVPTGPLLLYALYRRNWKLLAGTVLFVAVNPILFPADESEEDDGLEGWMTKGVCGEQLWLQGTDAGRANWLNVLNVPVFLYALYSAYRQHPRATFLATAATMALKLLFVNEMAKLYERDQSRQIEAPFAD from the coding sequence ATGTCTTCGCGCCTGAAACGACGCTTCGCCGACTCGGAGTTCTTCTGGGGTCGCCACGCGAATCCCGCTAGCGGATGGTCGCGGGTGCCGACCGGACCACTCCTGCTGTACGCGCTCTATCGGCGCAACTGGAAACTGCTCGCTGGCACGGTGCTGTTCGTCGCCGTCAATCCGATTCTGTTTCCCGCAGACGAGAGCGAGGAAGACGACGGACTCGAAGGCTGGATGACGAAGGGCGTTTGCGGTGAGCAACTGTGGTTGCAGGGTACGGACGCAGGTCGAGCGAACTGGCTGAACGTTCTCAACGTGCCCGTCTTCCTGTACGCGCTCTACTCGGCGTACCGCCAACACCCGCGGGCGACGTTCCTCGCCACTGCGGCGACGATGGCGCTGAAACTGCTGTTCGTGAACGAGATGGCGAAACTGTACGAGCGAGACCAGTCCCGGCAAATCGAAGCCCCGTTCGCGGACTGA
- a CDS encoding arylsulfotransferase family protein: MQISSRQHLAVVAAVLCCLSVVTPAVAAPSGQAETRSMSTTSVPDKLCAGNISEPADGMTVVSVQGYKWGNRGGKKPAKLVGVGPNGEVKWVHQSAAKYDVVWGYDVDPMENGNVFVTATVKGHKTIAYELNPRTQERVWVETFDLADTHDIDLINNGTELLVANMRNYHESNQTNGDRIFVYNRETDDIEWQWHFDDHYDRQNMEENYTDDWTHVNDVDKVGEGKYLLSPRNFDQAIVVDRESGDIVMKVGEDGQKDILNEQHNPDYLESENSTPTILVADSDNGRIVEYTNPDGDLTNGQGWNRAWTLEGDLAWPRDADRLQNGNTLVTDSRHSRVVEVTPEGDIVWEFYAPWLVYDAARVTNADESEGPTMSDVNATGTYEVATADKHDNKSAMWDCNERLQSIDGWADGQQPTQTAGTSEGAMDGDTDSGNDDGSGTGSDGSGSTGSSSTIPGFGVSAAIAALAALFAMGVGLTRQKQ, from the coding sequence ATGCAAATTTCCTCCCGACAGCACCTCGCCGTCGTCGCGGCGGTGCTGTGCTGTCTCTCGGTGGTGACGCCAGCGGTGGCGGCCCCGAGTGGACAGGCCGAAACGAGGTCGATGAGCACGACGAGCGTCCCGGACAAACTCTGTGCGGGTAACATCTCCGAACCCGCAGACGGAATGACAGTCGTCAGCGTGCAGGGGTACAAGTGGGGCAACAGGGGTGGCAAGAAGCCCGCGAAACTCGTCGGCGTCGGTCCGAACGGCGAGGTGAAGTGGGTCCACCAGAGTGCCGCGAAGTACGACGTCGTCTGGGGCTACGACGTGGACCCGATGGAGAACGGGAACGTCTTCGTCACCGCGACGGTGAAGGGCCACAAGACTATCGCCTACGAACTCAACCCTCGCACGCAGGAGCGCGTCTGGGTGGAGACGTTCGACCTCGCCGACACCCACGACATCGACCTCATCAACAACGGGACCGAACTGCTGGTCGCCAACATGCGCAACTACCACGAGAGCAACCAGACGAACGGCGACAGAATCTTCGTCTACAACCGCGAGACGGACGACATCGAGTGGCAGTGGCACTTCGACGACCACTACGACCGCCAGAACATGGAGGAGAACTACACCGACGACTGGACCCACGTCAACGACGTTGACAAAGTCGGTGAGGGCAAGTACCTCCTCTCGCCGCGCAACTTCGACCAAGCCATCGTCGTTGACCGCGAGTCGGGCGACATCGTCATGAAGGTGGGCGAAGACGGCCAGAAAGACATCCTGAACGAACAGCACAACCCCGACTATCTAGAGAGCGAGAACAGCACGCCGACGATTCTCGTCGCCGACAGCGACAACGGTCGCATCGTCGAGTACACGAACCCCGACGGGGACCTGACGAACGGACAGGGCTGGAACCGCGCGTGGACACTGGAGGGCGACCTCGCGTGGCCGCGTGACGCCGACCGCCTCCAGAACGGCAACACGCTCGTCACCGACTCGCGGCACAGTCGCGTGGTCGAGGTGACGCCAGAAGGTGACATCGTCTGGGAGTTCTACGCGCCGTGGCTGGTCTACGACGCCGCACGAGTCACGAACGCCGACGAGAGCGAGGGACCGACGATGAGCGACGTCAACGCGACCGGTACCTACGAAGTCGCAACCGCCGACAAGCACGATAACAAGTCCGCGATGTGGGACTGCAACGAGCGACTCCAGAGCATCGACGGCTGGGCCGACGGCCAACAACCGACCCAGACCGCGGGTACCTCCGAAGGTGCGATGGACGGCGACACCGACAGCGGAAACGACGACGGAAGCGGCACGGGTAGCGACGGTAGTGGTTCGACCGGGTCGTCGTCTACGATTCCCGGTTTCGGCGTCTCGGCGGCAATCGCGGCCCTCGCCGCGCTGTTCGCGATGGGAGTGGGGTTGACTCGTCAGAAGCAGTGA
- a CDS encoding MBL fold metallo-hydrolase translates to MEVTLLGTGDTTGTPTPGCDCDTCDEAKARDIERTRFSVHVRNERTDECLLIDASPDFRHQFLHRDVALPDEAIITHIHFDHLDGLGNVYRLLDDLPVHAADEVDPLTDESVADTIRSKYDYLDRVTVHDHAPHETFRACGLDVTLVPVEHPPLLCYGVVVSDPDTGAKLALTGDTCYDISDRSRAALSDADLMLADAIVPASLCEYHPLGGDHHGPDGVARTFGTKHMTREGALALADELNAEEVRLVHVAHFYPVEEAFEEPLAVDGERYRL, encoded by the coding sequence ATGGAGGTCACGCTACTGGGGACTGGCGACACCACTGGAACCCCGACGCCGGGGTGCGACTGCGACACCTGCGATGAAGCCAAAGCACGCGACATCGAGCGAACCCGATTCTCGGTTCACGTCCGCAACGAGCGCACCGACGAGTGTCTCCTCATCGACGCCAGCCCCGACTTCCGCCACCAGTTCCTCCACCGTGACGTAGCTCTGCCAGACGAAGCCATCATCACCCACATCCACTTCGACCACCTCGACGGATTGGGCAACGTCTATCGACTGCTGGACGACCTACCAGTTCACGCCGCAGACGAAGTAGACCCCTTGACCGACGAAAGCGTCGCCGACACGATTCGGAGCAAGTACGACTACCTCGACAGGGTGACTGTCCACGACCACGCGCCACACGAGACGTTTCGGGCCTGCGGTCTCGACGTGACCTTAGTGCCGGTCGAACATCCGCCGCTACTCTGCTACGGCGTCGTCGTTTCGGACCCCGACACCGGCGCGAAACTCGCGTTGACCGGCGACACCTGCTACGACATTTCCGACCGTTCGCGGGCCGCTCTGTCGGACGCAGACCTAATGCTCGCGGACGCAATCGTCCCGGCGTCGCTCTGCGAATATCACCCCCTCGGCGGCGACCACCACGGACCAGACGGCGTGGCCCGAACCTTCGGCACCAAGCACATGACTCGTGAGGGGGCGCTCGCGCTGGCCGACGAGTTGAACGCCGAGGAAGTTCGACTCGTTCACGTCGCGCACTTCTACCCCGTCGAAGAAGCGTTCGAAGAGCCGCTTGCCGTGGACGGCGAGCGGTACCGGTTGTGA
- a CDS encoding ATP-binding protein — MSDAAIDVVEFLLTASRYNDNRELDENDLLPRYRQVFWPDRTDQSDSDRPGRDEIPGIERPVRPTIENARRATGVENPWSAISELMFTDRDEFSGSLELAQPDMAEEWFLSRAEDRIIHNPVLADAFEEEVEGADYEAARNANRPIQADRAWIDGLLAEYFADEEEEEMLDLVDIRAPEEIETTLDDLVLTHDQEAEIHKIVKAIEHREYLAHIGLREIGKLLFVGPPGTGKTSTARALAYDLDLPFVEVKLSMITSQYLGETAKNVEKVFEVAKRLSPCILFMDEFDFVAKTRASDEHAAIKRAVNTLLKSIDDISLIQDDVLLIGATNHPDQLDAAAWRRFDEIVNFPKPDEQMRADILKLVTRPMEIVDFDPQELARETEGLTGSDLRMVLREAVLDALTEERTELTQQDFLDAVKDFEERDHLKDMDMIEGDHDALVAGGDISGSASADGGHSHDH; from the coding sequence ATGAGCGACGCGGCCATAGACGTCGTCGAGTTTTTGCTCACTGCGAGCCGCTACAACGACAACCGTGAGTTGGACGAAAACGACCTTCTCCCCAGGTATCGGCAGGTGTTCTGGCCCGACAGGACCGACCAGAGCGACAGCGACCGCCCCGGTAGAGACGAGATACCGGGCATCGAGCGCCCCGTCCGGCCGACCATCGAGAACGCCCGGCGAGCGACGGGCGTCGAGAACCCGTGGAGCGCGATTTCGGAGTTGATGTTCACCGACCGCGACGAGTTCTCGGGGTCGCTCGAACTCGCGCAACCGGACATGGCCGAAGAGTGGTTCTTGAGTCGCGCGGAGGACCGCATCATCCACAATCCGGTTCTGGCGGACGCCTTCGAAGAGGAAGTCGAGGGCGCGGACTACGAGGCTGCGCGGAACGCCAACCGCCCGATTCAGGCCGACCGCGCCTGGATAGACGGCCTGCTCGCGGAGTACTTCGCCGACGAGGAAGAAGAGGAGATGCTGGACCTCGTGGACATCCGCGCGCCCGAGGAGATAGAGACCACGCTGGACGACCTCGTCCTCACCCACGACCAAGAGGCCGAGATTCACAAAATCGTCAAGGCCATCGAACACCGCGAGTATCTGGCGCACATCGGGCTTCGGGAGATTGGAAAGCTCCTCTTTGTGGGGCCACCGGGTACCGGGAAGACTTCGACAGCACGTGCGCTGGCCTACGACCTCGACCTCCCGTTCGTGGAGGTCAAACTGTCGATGATTACTAGCCAGTATCTCGGCGAGACTGCCAAGAACGTCGAGAAGGTCTTCGAGGTAGCGAAGCGACTCTCGCCGTGCATCCTCTTCATGGACGAGTTCGACTTCGTGGCGAAGACCCGCGCCAGCGACGAACACGCCGCCATCAAGCGTGCAGTGAACACCCTGCTCAAATCCATCGACGACATCAGTCTGATTCAGGACGACGTGTTGCTCATCGGCGCGACCAACCACCCCGACCAACTCGACGCCGCGGCGTGGCGGCGCTTCGACGAAATCGTCAACTTCCCCAAGCCGGACGAGCAGATGCGAGCGGACATCCTCAAACTCGTGACTCGGCCGATGGAAATCGTGGACTTCGACCCCCAAGAACTGGCCCGAGAGACGGAGGGGCTGACCGGGAGCGACCTCCGGATGGTGCTTCGAGAGGCCGTGCTGGACGCACTCACCGAGGAACGGACGGAACTCACCCAGCAAGACTTCTTGGACGCCGTGAAGGACTTCGAGGAGCGCGACCACCTGAAGGACATGGACATGATAGAGGGCGACCACGACGCGCTCGTGGCGGGCGGGGATATTTCCGGTAGTGCGAGTGCTGACGGCGGGCACAGCCACGACCACTAA